A region of Cheilinus undulatus linkage group 10, ASM1832078v1, whole genome shotgun sequence DNA encodes the following proteins:
- the tbc1d10c gene encoding trichohyalin, whose translation MLSPSSPAQRVSEEDTSGSDTRSDVGQEPETDRFGFILTNGSTAGCVGPAPELVRQREAKWINIISQWDHILFKKTHKVKVQCQKGIPASLRAKCWPLLCGATDKMKQNQTLYQSLDSQPALQSWVDVIERDLDRQFPFHEMFLSKDGHGQRGLFRVLKAYTQYQPEEGYCQAQGPVTAVLLMNMPAEEAFWCLVQISEQYLPGYYSPLLEGVLFDAAMLTWVLKRTCPAAHKHLQQHGVEPLMFATDWLMCLFTRHLPFNTLLRVWDLFFCYGVRVLLQVTVVLVRRVLGRAEQRRQCEGQMETLERLRGVRDQVQEEDDTFIAEVCSVQLSAKDLEKQTEKQLEKWRKDRPLSTFDPRGRCHGYQMAWARARHTEEERDKREREKGNLSVPITRSASTLSLSPSLLHRWRKGGKVNAEEWEGGGKVVRHLSMGAKEDMRGWTELHVKKVKEVQEEEDEEVFEEHEHELLKIPENMDTIQNMQEEHEDEKVCLEVETEKTISEEEERQLRKTEESETLSEQTEEPKHGPTEDQNVENILQIPDYTIHQEQDEELNSDSPSQVLELQSQERQEQEIEVKSENKETEKLETEGGLPDFIEENQTEVQTDDDSDQKTEAESGGATDRSEEQDDVKPENTETENVQQTQVETPPKAINETSPDTEIDSEAHIVRDTVDEIEAQQQQEEEKSSQEDGSEGEHLSNEQSKEIDLKDESCLQTETDVLSHDSVTLNQMDPEIGQRNFSEEHADSETEAEPLILCLPECTEQKESTGLEAEKNTAAQTHVVMDKNEVSSGRESDTATCESTQEDEEVISTVGSEEKVNNSQTQAEKAKTESGINEEATDITRPLTSAEEIDGKSLVPEEPKVQNLKEEEISENLEENTPGGDHICNPTNSPEPDSNLQIKEKESNFEPINSDQTQLCGRRNSKSSGDFCVRKSSATRRSWLGRRLSEDLFTMPQKTNQSQLISNSHSELQANPEVVNQTKPEEIPSPLPAEETIKTPAPSESHPSKRFDFFRRLKGERPNKAKTPMQVPTIVIQDFSDGTGTGTVVEEEGQEKLSSRERRRRRRERERKEKEEERLRKKKEKEQEKERRKPQTRGKSFQGQKEKGSIDEAQHVKTEAQSFRYTAPYAESYF comes from the exons ATGTTGAGCCCATCGAGTCCAGCCCAGAGGGTCAGTGAAGAGGACAcctctggatctgatacacggTCAGATGTTGGCCAAGAACCTGAGACAGACCGGTTTGGCTTCATTCTGACTAATGGATCCACAGCTGG GTGTGTGGGCCCAGCTCCTGAGCTGGTCAGGCAGAGGGAGGCCAAATGGATTAACATCATTAGCCAGTGGGATCATATCTTGTTTAAGAAGACTCATAAG GTCAAAGTGCAATGTCAGAAAGGCATCCCTGCCTCTCTCAGAGCAAAGTGCTGGCCTCTGCTGTGTGGAGCAACTGACAAGatgaaacaaaaccaaactctCTACCAG TCTCTGGATTCGCAGCCTGCTCTGCAGAGCTGGGTGGATGTGATTGAGAGGGACCTGGACCGACAGTTTCCTTTCCATGAAATGTTCCTCTCCAAGGATGGACATGG gcAGCGTGGTTTGTTCCGGGTGTTAAAAGCTTACACTCAGTACCAACCAGAAGAGGGTTACTGCCAAGCACAGGGCCCAGTGACTGCAGTGCTGCTGATGAACATGCCAGCTGAG GAGGCGTTCTGGTGTTTGGTGCAGATCAGTGAGCAGTACCTGCCAGGATACTACAGCCCACTTCTG GAGGGAGTCCTGTTTGACGCTGCAATGCTGACCTGGGTCTTGAAAAGGACGTGTCCAGCTGCACACAAACACCTGCAGCAGCATGGGGTGGAGCCACTCATGTTTGCCACAGACTGGCTGATGTGTCTTTTCACACGCCATCTGCCCTTCAACACACTGCTGCGAGTCTGGgacctttttttctgctacG GCGTGCGGGTGCTGCTCCAGGTGACGGTGGTGCTTGTCCGTCGGGTGCTTGGTCGGGCAGAACAGAGGAGGCAGTGTGAGGGTCAGATGGAGACTCTAGAGAGGCTGAGGGGGGTCAGGGATCAGGTCCAGGAGGAGGATGACACCTTCATAGCAGAG gtGTGCTCTGTACAACTCTCAGCCAAAGATCTGGAAAAACAAACGGAAAAACAGTTAGAAAAGTGGAGGAAAGACAGACCCTTATCCACCTTTGATCCCAGAGGCCGCTGCCACGGATATCAGATGGCGTGGGCAAGGGCTCGACACACAGAGGAAGAACGGGACAAGAGAGAGCGGGAGAAAGGGAACCTGTCCGTCCCAATCACTCGCTCAGCTTCCACTCTCTCCCTGTCCCCCTCCCTGCTTCATAGGTGGAGAAAAGGAGGGAAGGTGAATGCAGAGGAGTGGGAAGGCGGAGGTAAAGTTGTGAGGCATCTTTCAATGGGAGCAAAGGAGGACATGAGGGGCTGGACTGAGTTGCATGTTAAGAAAGTGAAGGAGGtacaggaggaggaagatgaggaagtTTTCGaagaacatgaacatgaactcttgaaaatacctgaaaatatGGACACCATCCAAAACATGCAAGAAGAGCATGAAGATGAAAAAGTCTGTTTAGAAGTAGAGACTGAAAAGACAATCagtgaagaggaggaaagaCAACTTAGAAAGACTGAAGAGAGTGAAACACTCTCTGAACAGACTGAAGAACCAAAACATGGTCCAACAGAagaccaaaatgttgaaaatatccttCAGATACCTGATTACACAATTCATCAGGAGCAAGATGAGGAGCTAAATTCTGACAGCCCATCACAAGTCCTGGAGCTGCAGAGTCAGGAAAGACAAGAGCAGGAGATTGAAGTGAAATCTGAAAataaagagacagagaaacTTGAAACAGAAGGTGGACTACCAGATTTTATAGAGGAAAATCAGACTGAGGTACAGACAGATGATGATTCAGACCAAAAGACAGAGGCAGAGTCAGGAGGAGCCACAGATCGAAGTGAGGAGCAGGATGATGTGAAACCAGAGAACACAGAAACTGAAAATGTGCAACAAACGCAGGTTGAAACACCCCCCAAAGCAATAAATGAGACAAGTCCAGACACAGAGATAGACAGTGAGGCTCACATTGTCAGAGACACTGTTGATGAGATAGAGGcacaacagcaacaagaggaagagaaaagcTCACAAGAAGATGGATCTGAAGGAGAACATCTCTCTAATGAACAATCCAAGGAAATCGACCTGAAAGATGAGTCTTGCTTGCAGACAGAAACTGATGTACTGTCGCATGATTCAGTTACTCTGAACCAAATGGATCCAGAAATAGGGCAAAGAAATTTTTCAGAAGAACATGCTGATTCTGAGACAGAAGCGGAACCATTAATTCTGTGTTTGCCTGAATGCACTGAACAAAAAGAAAGTACTGGGTTAGAGGCTGAAAAGAACACTGCGGCTCAAACCCATGTAGTGATGGACAAAAATGAAGTTAGttcagggagagagagtgacacAGCTACATGTGAATCTACACAGGAAGACGAAGAAGTAATTTCCACTGTAGGCTCAGAGGAAAAGGTTAACAACAGTCAAACACAAGCAGAGAAAGCAAAGACAGAGAGTGGAATCAACGAGGAGGCAACTGACATCACAAGACCTCTAACAAGTGCTGAGGAGATAGATGGAAAAAGTTTGGTGCCTGAGGAACCAAAAGTTCAAAACTTGAAGGAGGAAGAAATCTCAGAAAATCTTGAGGAAAACACACCAGGAGGGGATCATATCTGTAATCCCACAAACTCTCCAGAACCCGACAGTAACCTACAAATCAAAGAGAAAGAATCAAATTTTGAGCCGATTAACAGTGACCAAACACAACTATGCGGGCGTCGCAACAGCAAGTCTTCTGGTGATTTCTGCGTCCGCAAGTCATCTGCCACCCGTAGGTCCTGGTTAGGGCGCAGGCTGTCAGAAGATCTTTTCACCATGCCGCAGAAAACCAACCAGTCACAACTAATCTCCAATTCACACAGTGAATTACAAGCCAATCCTGAAGTTGTAAACCAAACGAAACCCGAAGAAATCCCCTCCCCACTGCCTGCAGAGGAGACCATTAAGACTCCTGCGCCGTCTGAGTCCCACCCCTCTAAACGTTTTGATTTCTTCCGCAGACTCAAAGGAGAACGGCCTAACAAAGCCAAGACCCCAATGCAGGTACCCACAATTGTAATTCAGGACTTCAGCGACGGAACAGGGACGGGGACTGTGGTCGAAGAAGAAGGGCAGGAGAAACTGAGCTccagggagaggaggaggaggcgcaGGGAAcgagagaggaaagagaaagaggaggagaggttgagaaaaaaaaaagaaaaggagcaggagaaagagaggaggaaaccGCAGACAAGAGGGAAAAGTTTCCAGGGGCAAAAAGAGAAAGGAAGCATCGATGAAGCTCAACATGTGAAGACAGAAGCTCAGTCATTCAGATATACTGCTCCTTATGCTGAGTcttatttttga